One Arthrobacter sp. B3I4 genomic window, CCACCCCGGACCCCGCCCGCGGGAACGGCACGCCCCCGACGTTAACGACGACGGCGGGCCGCCGGCTCCGGAACCGAAGTCCCCGAGCCGGCAGCCCGCCGTCGTCCGTCCTGCGCCGCTTAGCGGCGCGTGGCGTCCACAAGGTCCCGGCCGTCGTCCTCACCCCGGCCGTCGCCGCCCTCGCCGGCGGCGACGCCAGCGCCCGCACCGGCGGATACCGGGTGCCAGGCGTGGCCCTGCTCGTGGTCCAGGTGGGTGGACTTTTTGTTCTTCAGCGCGAAGATGTACACCACCAGCGAGATCGCAATGGCGACCGTGACGTAGGTGAAGAACAGGTCCTCGCGGCCTTCCTTCTGCAGCGCCGCGCCGATCAGCGGAACCGTGCCGCCGAAGAGCGAGTTCGCGATCGCGTAGCCGAGCCCGACGCCGAGGGCACGGATGGAGGCGGGGAACAACTCGGCCTTCACGAGGGCGTTGATCGAGGTGTAGCCGCCGACGATCAGCAGGCCGCCCATCATCAGCAGGAACGCCGTGAACGGGTCTTTGGTGCCGGCCAGCGCGGAGAGCAGCGGCCAGGTGAAGAGCACGCCGGTGATGCCGAACCAGAGCAGCAGCGGCTTGCGGCCCACCTTGTCGGAGATGATGCCGTAGACCGGCTGGAGCAGCATGAAGATGAACAGCGCCCAGAAGTTGATCACCGAGGTGTCGGTCTTGGCGATACCGGAAGTGTCATTCATGAACTTCAGGATGAAGTTGGTGTACGTGTAGAACGCGACTGTGCCGCCGAGGGTGATGCCGATGCAAATCAGCAGCGGCTTCCAGTAGCTGGTGAACAGCAGCTTCATGGTGCCGGGCTGGGCCTGGCCGGAAACGGCCGGAGCCTTGGCGGCTTCGATTTGTTCGGCCGAGACGGTTTCTTCCATCGACCGGCGCAGCCACAGCACCACGAGGGCCGCGACGCCGCCGATGGCGAACGGAATGCGCCAGCCCCACTCGCCCAGGTCCGACTTCGGCATCACGTTCTGCAGGACGACCAGGACCAGCAGGGCCAACATTTGGCCGCCGATCAGCGTGACGTACTGGAAGCTGGAGAAGAAGCCGCGGCGCTTGCTGGTCGCTGCCTCGGACATGTAGGTGGCGCTGGTGCCGTACTCGCCGCCGACGGAGAAACCTTGGATCACGCGGATCAGGACCAGCAGGATCAGGGCCCACAGGCCGATCTGCTGCTGGGTGGGCAGGACAGCGATCGCGAACGAACCGGCGGACATCATCGTCACGCTCAGCGTCAGCGCCGCTTTGCGGCCCTTGCGGTCGGCGTAGCGGCCGAAGAACCAGGCACCGATCGGGCGCATCAGGAACGACGTCGAGAAGACGGCCATCGCTTCGAGCCCCGCCTGCAGGTCGTCCTTGGAATTGAAGAAGTGCGACTGGAAATACGCCGCGAATACTGTGTAGACGTAGAGGTCGTACCACTCCACGAGGTTGCCGGCAGATCCTTTGAGGATATTGCCGACGGCTCGTCTGGTCTGTGCCGCTTCGGACAGCTGGGTGCTCATCAATGAACCTTCCTGGATCCGGCGCCGCAAGCAAGCAACACCGTCCGCCACCTTAGTCTCGGTGATCCAGAGCACTTGGGTTTTGGTCATATTGGTCACGGACGCCATCCGGGCGGCTTTCCCGGGGTGGCAGGATAGGCACATGACTTCTTACGCCGTGGACAACGTGACCTCCGACGCGAACCCCTACCCCGCCGTGGCCCTGACCATCGCAGGCTCCGAGGCGACCGGCGGTGCCGGAGCGCAGGCGGACCTGAAGACGTTCCAGGAGCTGGGCGTCTTCGGCATCGTCAACCTCACCTGCATCGTCTCCTTCGATCCGAAAGACAACTGGAACCACCGTTTCGTTCCGGTGGACCAGCAGGTCATCGCGGACCAGTTGGAGGCAACGACGGCGGCGTACGGTGCCGCGTCCGGCGCACCGTCCGTGCTGGACACGGTGAAGATCGGGATGCTGGGCAGCCCCGCAACCATTTCCACTGTGGCGTCGGCGCTGGCCGAGTCTGCGTTCCGGAACGTCGTGCTGGATCCGGTGCTGATCTGCAAGGGGCAGGAACCGGGCCATGCGCTGGACACCGACCAGGCGCTCAAGGCCCAGATCCTGCCGTTGGCCACCTTCGTCACACCCAACCACTTCGAGTCCGAGTCGCTCTCCGGGCTGGAAATCACCGACGTCGAGTCGCTCAAGGCCGCGGCCGTCCGGATCCATGAGCTCAGCGGCGCTGCCGTGCTCGCTAAGGGCGGGGTCCGGCTGGCCGGCCCGGACGCCGTCGACGTCTACTACGACGGCGAGACGCTGGAGGTCCTGTCCGCCCCGAAGGTAGGCGAGGTTGCGGTCTCCGGTGCCGGCTGCTCGCTGGCGGCGGCTGTAACCGCCGAGCTGGCCAAGGGCGCGACGCCGCTGGAGGCCGCCCGCACCGCGAAGGACTTCGTCACCGCCGGCATCCGCAACCGTGTGGCCTCGGGAGCCCCGTTCGACGCCCTCTGGCAGGGCGGCCCGCGCTAAACCTCACCCATCCCCAGGGCGCTCCCTCCGGGCGCGGGCGCTCCCTCACGTCCGCTGACGCTCCCTCACGTCCGGCAACTCCCCCACATAATGCGGGGCGGGACTAGCGCCGTGGGATGTTCCGCATGTTGCTCCTAGCCATGCTCACGGCCTCGCCGGCGCCACGGTTCAGCACCACCTTCGACATGGCCGTCGCGAAGCCCAGAACCTGGGCGCCCTTGATCTTCGGCGGCAGGGAGAGCGCCTGCGGGTCCGTCATCAGCTCCACCAGCGCCGGGCCGGGATGCGCAAACGCCTCCCGGTACGCTGCCTCGATGCGTGACGGGTCGGTGACCCGGACGGCGTGGAAGCCCAGGGCCCGGGCCACCGCTGCGTAGTTCGCGTCCGGGACGTCCACGCCGAAGTCGGGCAACCCGTCCACCAGCATCTCAAGCTTCACCATGCCCAACGTCGAGTTGTTGAAGACCACCACCTTGACCGGAAGCCGGTGCGCCGCGACCGTGATCAGATCCCCCAGCAGCATTGACAGGCCGCCGTCGCCGGATACCGACACCACCTGCCGTCCCGGGTAGGCCAGCTGCGCGCCGATGGCATGCGGCAGTGCATTGGCCATGGAGCCGTGCAGGTAGGAACCGATCAGCCGCCGGGTGCCCAGTGGGTTGATATACCGGGCGGTCCAGACGTTGCACATGCCCGTGTCAGCGGTGAAGATCGCGTCCTCAGCCGCCACCTGGTCCAGCAGCGACGCTGCATACTCAGGGTGGATCGGCGTCGTCTTCTCAACCTTGCGGGTATACGCGCCGACGGCCTTGTTCATCAGCCGGTCGTGCTTCTTGAGCATCGCGTCCAGGAAGCGGCGGCTCTTCTTCGGCTTCAGCAACGGCAGCAGGGCAGCCAGGGTCGGCAGCACGTCCCCGTGCACGGCGACGTCGACGTCGGTCCTGCGGCCCAGGTTCTGCGCCGCGCGGTCCACCTGCGCGGTGCGCGTCCCGGGTAGGAACTGATCGTAGGGGAAGTCCGTACCGAGCAGGATCAGCAGGTCAGCGTCCTCGATCCCCTCCGCCGCGGCGCCGTAGCCCAGCAGGCCGGTCATGCCGATGTCGTACGGGTTGTCGTACTGCATGAAGTCCTTGCCGCGGAGCGAGTGCCCGATCGGCGCGTTGACTGTTTCGGCCAGGGCAATGACCTCATCGTGCGCCCCCTCGACGCCGGCGCCGGCAAAGATGGCGACCTTCCCGGCGTCGTTGATGGCGTCGGCGAGTTCCTGCACGCTTTCGGGGGCGGGCACCAGCACGGCGGGCCGAAAGGCCGCCGGAGCCGGGGTCTCGGCGGCCACCTCCAGGCCGGCGATGTCACCGGGAAGGGTCACGACGGCGACGCCGCGGAGCGCGACGGCGTGCTGGATGGCGCTGTGCATCACGCGGGGCGCCTGTTCGGCGGTGCTGACCAGTTCGGAGTAGACCGAGCATTCGTTGAAGAGCCGGTCGGGGTGGGTTTCCTGGAAGAAGCTGCTACCGATCTGCTTGCTGGGGATATGCGAGGCGATGGCCAGCACCGGGGCGCCGGAACGGTTCGCGTCGTAGAGGCCGTTGATCAGGTGCAGGTTGCCCGGGCCGCAGGAGCCGGCGCAGACGGCGAGCCTGCCGGTCAGCTGGGCTTCGGCGGCGGCGGCGAACGCCGCGGCCTCCTCATGCCGGACGTGGATCCAGTCGATGCCGCCCTTGATGGCGCCTCCGGTTTTCCGGACGGCGTCAACGATGGGGTTAAGGCTGTCGCCGACGATCCCGTAGATCCGCTGCACACCGGCAGCCTGGAGTTGTTCGACAAGCTGGGTGGCTAATTCCTTGGCCATAGTGCACGCTCCCGCATGGTTGATCGATGAGCTGACACTGGCCACACTAGTCGGCCCGCCTTGGCGGCGGTTCCAAGTTGGGGAGCAACCGCGTTCTGGGATGGAGCGGCGAGGCCCTTTTTCCACATACGGCTGGCCGCCGTTGAGGCCCCGGGTTCCCCGCTCGTAGCGTTTTCATAGGTAGTCAATCGATTGCTGTTCGAACCGAAAGGATCGATTTTGGCCAAGAAATCCCGCCGTCAGCCAGCGCGTCAAAGCGCCCCCGTGCGCCGGGCCGGGAAGCCCCACGTCAGGCCCGTTTCCGTCGCGTTGCACCGAGATCAGGAAATGGGTTCACTGGTCGCACTCGTGCCCTGGCATCGCGAACACGGGGCCGTGCCAGAACTTTCCGTCCTGATACTGCTGACCGCGTTCTTCCCGGTTTACGCCGAATTCTCAGGCGGCGCCCCCGTGACCGCAATGGACCCCGGACCGATAGCCGCAATAGTCGAGGAGCTCAACAAACGTGATGCCGCCGTTGGCTCCTTTTTCTGCGCCTGCCTTTTTGAATATGTGCACTTTCTGCGGCACACGGGCCGCTGGTCCGGCGGCGAGGAACGCTACCGGAATTTGCTCCGCGTCCTGCATCGAGGGGTGTTCCAGGAGAACATTTCGCCGTAGAGCAACCGCGCACGGGACCTGCGCCCCGTGAGGGTCAGCTGCCGGAGTGGGCCTGCAGGAAGGAATAGACCTCGGTCTCGTCCACGCCGGGGAAGGCGCCGGGCGGCATGGCTGCCAGCAGGTGCGAGTGCGCGCGGGCCGAGGGCCACGCGTTGCCGGCCCATTCGGAAGCCAGGGCGACAGGCGGCCGCTTGCAGCAGCTCTCGTCCGGGCACGTCGACTTGGACCGCTCCGTGGTGTCCCGGCCGCGGAACCACTTCACCTGTGCGTAGGGCACCCCCACGGAGAGCGAGAATTCGCCGTTCGCGGAGCGCTCCGTCCGGGCGGTGCACCAGTAGGTCCCGGCCGGCGTGTCCGTGTATTGGTTGTAGGCGCTGAACTTGTCCGGCACGTCGAAGACCACCCGGGAGGTCCAGTTCTTGCAGGACGGCTGGCCCTCGATGGCGCCGGTGTGGTCCTGCGGGAACGTCACGCCGTCGTTTTCGTAGGCCTTGTAGATGATGCCGCTCTTGTGCGTCTTCTGGAAGTGCGTGCGCAAGTCCAGGTGCTGGGTGGCGAGGTTGGTGAAGCGGTGCGCGGCGGTCTCATAGGACACCGCGAAGGCGTCCCGGATGTCCTCCACCGCGATTTCCTTGGCCTGTTTGGCCTTCTGCAGGAATTCCACGGTGGCCTGTTCGGGCAGCAGCAGCGCAGCGGCAAAGTAGTTTGTGGCGACCCGCTGCATCAGGAAGTCGCCGTAATTGGTGGGCGTCTGGTGTCCCAGAACATAGTGTCCCAGGGCTTGCAGCAGCACCGACCGTGGGTCGTGGTCACTGCGGGCGTTCTGCGTGAGATAAATTCGGCGGTTCTTCAGGTCCGTCACCGAACGGGTGGAATGCGGCAAATCGCCCACGTGGTGCAGGCTGAAACCGAGGTGCCCGGCGATGTCCGCGATGACGTGGTGGGAAAGCGGGCCGGACGTGTGGCCCACCGACGCGAGGACCTTCTGCGCCTCGGCCTCGTACTCGGGGAAGTAGTTGTTCCGCTCCCGCATCATGGCCCGCAGTTCACCGTTGGCGCGGCGGGCTTCCTCGGGAGTGGCGACCTGTTCATTCAGCCGGCGTTCCAGCTCATGCTGCAGCCCCACCATGGACTCAAGCACATCCATCGGCAGCCGCGAACTGATGCGGATCTTTGGCAGGTTCAGGGACTCGTAAATCGGGCTGCGCTGGTACCGTTCCAACTCGATTTCCAGGGCCGCGCGGCGGTTCGGCGGTTCGGCGCCGAGCAGCTCATCAATGCTGACGCCCAGCGCCGCGGCGAGCTGCTGCAGCAGCCCAAGTTTGGGTTCGCGCTTGCCGTTTTCGATCAAGCTCAGCTGGCTCGGCGCGGTCCCGACGGCGGCACTCAGATCATCGAGCGTCAGGCCGGCCGCCTTGCGCAGATGTCGGACCCGGCGGCCCATGCTGATGACGTCGACCTCGGGTTCGGCCGGGAGGGAGGGCGTCGCGGTCTGTCGGTTCCAGCTGCTCGGATGCATTTATTGAGAATACGGGAAGAACTGCATTTCTTTCCAGACATTTCCTCTAGAAACCCCCTTGAAAGTCCAGAAAAGTAGATCTCACAGAAACATTCACCGCTCCGGATCATCCGGCGGGACCCCGCGAAGAGGCGTCCCCGCCGGCCCGGGCCACCAAAGGAGATCAGCAATGACCGCAGCATTTGAGCCCACCCAGCAGACGCCCGCAGAGCAGGCCGCCGCCCTGGAGCTCGAGTGGGCTGCCAGCCCGCGCTGGGAAGGTGTCACTCGGGACTACAACGCCTCCGACGTCGTCCGCCTTCGCGGCCGGGTCTCCGAGGAACACACGCTGGCCCGCCGGGGTTCCGAGAAGCTGTGGAAGCAGCTGACCGAGGAGCACAAGGAAGGCAAGTACACCAACGCTCTCGGCGCCCTCACCGGCAACCAGGCCGTGCAGCAGGTCAAGGCCGGCCTGCGCGCCATCTACCTGTCCGGCTGGCAGGTCGCCGCCGACGCCAACAACTCCGGCCACACCTACCCGGACCAGTCGCTCTACCCGGCCAACTCGGTTCCCACCGTGGTCCGCCGCATCAACAACGCCCTGCTCCGCGCCGACCAGATCGAGTTCTCCGAGGGCATCCAGACCGTCGAGGACTGGATGGTGCCGATCGTCGCCGACGCCGAGGCTGGCTTCGGCGGCCCGCTGAACGCCTACGAGCTGATGAAGTCCATGATCCAGGCCGGCGCCGCCGGCGTGCACTGGGAAGACCAGCTCGCTTCGGAAAAGAAGTGCGGCCACCTCGGCGGCAAGGTGCTGATCCCCACCCAGCAGCACGTCCGCACCCTCAACGCCGCCCGCCTCGCGGCCGACGTCGCCGGCACCCCGTCGGTCATCATCGCCCGCACCGACGCCGAGGCAGCCACCCTGATCACCTCCGACGTCGACGAGCGCGATCAGGAATTCATCACCGGCGAGCGCACCGCTGAAGGCTTCTACAAGGTCCGCAACGGGATCGAACCGTGCATCGCCCGTGCCAAGGCCTACGCCCCGTACTCGGACCTGATCTGGATGGAGACCGGTACCCCGGACCTCGAACTGGCCCGCAAGTTCGCCGAAGCCGTCAAGGCCGAGTTCCCGGACCAGATGCTCTCCTACAACTGCTCGCCGTCGTTCAACTGGCGCAAGCACCTCGACGACGCCACGATCGCGAAGTTCCAGCGCGAACTCGGCGCCATGGGCTTCACCTTCCAGTTCATCACCCTGGCCGGTTTCCACGCCCTGAACTACTCTATGTTCGACCTCGCCCACGGCTACGCCCGGGAAGGCATGAGCGCCTACGTTGAGCTGCAGGAGAAGGAATTCGCCTCCGAGGCACGCGGCTACACCGCCACGAAGCACCAGCGCGAAGTCGGCACCGGCTACTTCGACGACATCGCCACCGCGCTCAACCCGAACGCATCCACCCTGGCCCTGGTGGGATCCACCGAAGAAGGCCAGTTCCACTAACCTTTCGCCTTTCCCGCCCGTTGCTCTATCACTTTTGGTCCCCAACGGCCTCCCTTGGAGACCACAAGTGATAGGCAACAGCGGACATTTAAGGAGCAACTCCCATGAACAGCTTCACTGACAATTTCACTATCAACGGGGTTACGTTGACCGCACAACCGATTTGCCGGCAGAGCGAGGTTCTTACTCCGGACGCGCTGGCTTTCGTTGCCAAGCTGCACCGCGCGACGGCGGAGCGCCGGCAGGAACTGCTGCGGTCCCGGCAGGAACGCCGGCAGCAGATCAGCAAGGGCCAGGACCCCCGGTTCCTCCCGGAGACCGAGTCCGTCCGCAACGATCCGCAGTGGCGGGTGGCTCCCCCTGCTCCGGGCCTGGAAGACCGCCGCGTGGAAATCACCGGCCCCGTGGACAAGAAGATGACCATCAACGCGCTGAACTCCGGCGCCAAGGTCTGGCTCGCCGACATGGAAGACTCCTCCACCCCGTCGTGGCGCAACGTCATCCAGGGCCAGCTGAACCTCACCGACGCGCTGGAGCGCCGGATCGACTTCACCTCCCCGGAGGGCAAGGAGTACAAGCTCCGCGCCGCGGAGGACCTGCCCACGATCGTCGTCCGTCCCCGTGGCTGGCACCTGCCCGAGAAGCACATGCTCATCGACGGCACTCCGGTGGCCGGCGGCATCGTCGACTTCGGGCTGTACTTCTTCCACAACGCCCGCCGGTTGATCGCACAGGGCAAGGGCCCGTACTTCTACCTGCCGAAAATCGAGAACCACCTCGAGGCCCGGCTGTGGAACGACATCTTCGTCCTGGCCCAGGACCTGCTCGGCATCCCGCAGGGCACCATCCGCGCCACCGTGCTGATCGAAACCATCACCGCCGCGTTCGAGATGGAGGAGATCCTCTACGAACTGCGAGAGCACGCCGCCGGCCTGAACGCCGGCCGCTGGGACTACATCTTCTCGCTGATCAAGAACTTCCGCACCCGCGGCCCGCGCTTCGTCCTGCCGGACCGCGGCCAGGTCACCATGACGCAGCCGTTCATGCGCGCCTACACCGAACAGCTCGTGCGCGCCTGCCACAAGCGCGGCGCCATGGCGATCGGCGGCATGGCCGCGGCAGTCCCCAACCGCAAGGACGAGGAAGCCAACGCCGTCGCCTTCGAAAAAGTCCGTGCCGACAAGACCCGGGAGGCCGGCGACGGTTTCGACGGCTCCTGGGTGGCGCACCCGGACCTGGTGCCGGTGTGCCGCGAGGTGTTCGACGGCGTCCTCGGCGACCGTCCGAACCAGCTGGACCGCCTTCGCGAGGACGTCACGCCGGATGACCGTGCGCTGATCGACATTGCCTCCACCACAGGCACGATCACCGAGCAGGGCGTCCGGAACAACATCGAGGTCGGCATCCGCTACATCGAGTCCTGGTTGCGCGGCAACGGCGCGGTGGCCATCCACAACCTGATGGAGGATGCCGCCACCGCGGAAATCTCCCGCTCACAGCTGTGGCAGTGGATCTTCTCCCGGGCCATCACGGACGCCGGCGATGTGATTACCCGCGAATGGGTCGAGGACATGCTGGATGAGGAGTTCGCCAAGCTGGAGCGCTTCGAAGGAGACCGTTTCGCCGACGCGCGGGACATCTTCGAGGAGGTCACGCTCAGCAACGAGTTCCCGGCCTTCCTGACCCTTCCCGCCTACGACCGCTTCCTGCACGAAGCCCGCGACGGCAACGAGGTCAGCGGCGCGGATCTGGTGTGCGTCTAATCCCGTCCGGCTGACGGCCGGGCACCCCAGTGGTGCCCGGCCCAAGCCCGTTCAGAATTCCGTCCGCCGGGCTGCCACGCCCTTCGCAACAGGCTCCCCGAGATCCGGGGCGGCAGCCCGGCAACGGAACCCCTCCCCAGACTCGACAACGGCGTCGAGGTGGCAGTTAAGGCCCATGTTCCCCCTGAACATGGGCCTTAACTGTCACCTCGGCGCGTCCGGCAGCCTCTGCTCCACTGCGGCGCGCGTACGGTTCAGCGCGGCGCCGCTGCGGCCCGGGCTGTGGGAAATACGCCTAGTGCGCGGCCTTCGGAACGTGGCGCAGGGAGAGTGCGCAGCCCAGGATAAACATGGCGACCGATCCCAGAATCATCAGCAACGGCCCGGTCCAGGAGTCGGAGACGCCGTGCACGAAGCCCAGCAGGGTGGGCGCGGCGGCGCCGAAGCAGTAGCCGGCACCTTGGACGACGGCGGACATCCGCCCTGCCGAGGTCTGGTCCCGGGCCAGCCGGATGATGGCGATGAAGATCAGCGTGATGCCGCCGCCCTGCGCCACGCCGCCGAAGGATGACCACAGCCACCACAGCTCGGGCGCCAGCAGCAGTCCGAGCGGCACGGTGAGCCACAGCGCCCCCAGGACGAAGCTGACCGCCGTCGTGCTGGTAAAGCGCGCCACCAGCGGCACACCAAGGCTGCCCGCTATGGCCAGGATCTGGAACAGCGAGGACCCGGCACCGGCCGCGGAGGGGGCGAGACCCAGTTCATCGGCCAGCAGGCTCGGCAGCCAGGCGGTCACCCCGTAGTAGGAGAACGCCTGGCCGGCGAACCCGGCGGTCAGGGCCACGGTGATCCACCGGGACGCCGGGGCTCCGGCCGTCCGGGTCGGGTCTGCCCCCGGGATCGGCTCGGGCCGGTAGGAGCGGCTGCCGACGGCGAGCACCCACACGGCCGCCGCTGCGACCGCGAACAGGGCGGATGCCGCTATCGCGGGGCGCCAGCCGAGCAGCTCTGCCAGCGGTGCCGTGATCATGGAGGTGAGGAAGGACCCGACGTTCAGCGCTGCGGTGTAGGTTCCCATGGCTGCACCCTGCTTGGCGGGGCTGAAGTCACGCCGGATGATCAGCGGGACCACGATGTTGCCGATGGTGATGGCGACCCCGAGGATCACGGTGCCCAGCATCACCAGGCCTCCCCCGCCCGCGGAGCGGACAACGACGCCGACCACCACTCCAAGGAGGGTGAGCATGATGGCGAACTCGGGGCCCAGCTTGCGGCCCGCGAGCGAGGCCAGCGGCGCCGCGAGCGCGAAGCAAAGCACGGGGATGCCGGTCAGGAAGCCGATTTCAACCGGGGAGAAGCCCAGGTCCTGCCGCATGCTGCCCACCACGGGCGCGACGGCGACGAACGGGCCCCGCATGTTCAACGCGATGAGTCCGATTGCCACCATTATCAGCCAGGCGCGGGGGTTCTTGGCCAATGCGCTCACCTCGTCGTCCGCAGCCTAGCGGGTGGGCTGTTATATGTTTTCATCAGTCTCATTGCTATCACGCGGCGCCTGCGCCCGCTGGCGCCCCACGCAACTTGGGGGAACAACGCTTCATCAAGGCCCGGCACCGGCCCGACCGTGGCCGCGGCCCGCCCGGGGCCGTGTCAGCGCACGAGGCCGTCGGACCGCCGGGAATGACCCGGCAACGTTCTCGGTTATTGCCGGCATGAAGATTGAGATCTGGTCCGACGTGGCCTGCCCCTGGTGCTATATCGGCAAGCGACGCTTTGAAACTGCCCTTGCGGCCTTCCCGCACCGCGATGACGTACAGGTGCAGTGGCGCAGCTTCCAGCTGGACCCCACCTTGCCGGAACACTACGACGGCACCGAGCTGGAGTATCTGAGCACCCGCAAGGGCATGGATCCGGCCCAGGTTGCCGGCATGTTTGAACACGTCGCGGCCCAAGCCGGCGACGAGGGCCTGGCGTACCGGTTCGACGACGTCGTCGTCGCCAACAGCTTCATGGCCCACCGGCTGATCCACCTGGCCGCCGCGCACGGAAAGCAGGACGCTGCCAAGGAACGGCTGCTCAGCGGCCACTTCGAGCACGGCCGGGACATCGGCAGCCGCGAGTACCTCACGTCGCTGGGCCTTGATCTCGGGATCGACGCCGGTGAACTGGACGAACTCTTCAGCTCCGACAAGTACGCCGAGGACGTCCGCCAGGACTTCGCGGAAGGCCGCGCGCTGGGCGTCAGCGGGGTGCCGTTTTTCGTCATCGACCGCAAGTACGGCATTTCCGGCGCCCAGCCCGCGGAGACCTTCAGCGCCGCCCTGGAACAGGCCTGGCAGGAAAGCCGCCCGCTCGTGATGGTCGACGCCGGCACCGCGGACACGGCGGGCGCCGC contains:
- a CDS encoding helix-turn-helix transcriptional regulator — its product is MHPSSWNRQTATPSLPAEPEVDVISMGRRVRHLRKAAGLTLDDLSAAVGTAPSQLSLIENGKREPKLGLLQQLAAALGVSIDELLGAEPPNRRAALEIELERYQRSPIYESLNLPKIRISSRLPMDVLESMVGLQHELERRLNEQVATPEEARRANGELRAMMRERNNYFPEYEAEAQKVLASVGHTSGPLSHHVIADIAGHLGFSLHHVGDLPHSTRSVTDLKNRRIYLTQNARSDHDPRSVLLQALGHYVLGHQTPTNYGDFLMQRVATNYFAAALLLPEQATVEFLQKAKQAKEIAVEDIRDAFAVSYETAAHRFTNLATQHLDLRTHFQKTHKSGIIYKAYENDGVTFPQDHTGAIEGQPSCKNWTSRVVFDVPDKFSAYNQYTDTPAGTYWCTARTERSANGEFSLSVGVPYAQVKWFRGRDTTERSKSTCPDESCCKRPPVALASEWAGNAWPSARAHSHLLAAMPPGAFPGVDETEVYSFLQAHSGS
- a CDS encoding hydroxymethylpyrimidine/phosphomethylpyrimidine kinase encodes the protein MTSYAVDNVTSDANPYPAVALTIAGSEATGGAGAQADLKTFQELGVFGIVNLTCIVSFDPKDNWNHRFVPVDQQVIADQLEATTAAYGAASGAPSVLDTVKIGMLGSPATISTVASALAESAFRNVVLDPVLICKGQEPGHALDTDQALKAQILPLATFVTPNHFESESLSGLEITDVESLKAAAVRIHELSGAAVLAKGGVRLAGPDAVDVYYDGETLEVLSAPKVGEVAVSGAGCSLAAAVTAELAKGATPLEAARTAKDFVTAGIRNRVASGAPFDALWQGGPR
- a CDS encoding pyruvate dehydrogenase, with protein sequence MAKELATQLVEQLQAAGVQRIYGIVGDSLNPIVDAVRKTGGAIKGGIDWIHVRHEEAAAFAAAAEAQLTGRLAVCAGSCGPGNLHLINGLYDANRSGAPVLAIASHIPSKQIGSSFFQETHPDRLFNECSVYSELVSTAEQAPRVMHSAIQHAVALRGVAVVTLPGDIAGLEVAAETPAPAAFRPAVLVPAPESVQELADAINDAGKVAIFAGAGVEGAHDEVIALAETVNAPIGHSLRGKDFMQYDNPYDIGMTGLLGYGAAAEGIEDADLLILLGTDFPYDQFLPGTRTAQVDRAAQNLGRRTDVDVAVHGDVLPTLAALLPLLKPKKSRRFLDAMLKKHDRLMNKAVGAYTRKVEKTTPIHPEYAASLLDQVAAEDAIFTADTGMCNVWTARYINPLGTRRLIGSYLHGSMANALPHAIGAQLAYPGRQVVSVSGDGGLSMLLGDLITVAAHRLPVKVVVFNNSTLGMVKLEMLVDGLPDFGVDVPDANYAAVARALGFHAVRVTDPSRIEAAYREAFAHPGPALVELMTDPQALSLPPKIKGAQVLGFATAMSKVVLNRGAGEAVSMARSNMRNIPRR
- the aceB gene encoding malate synthase A, which codes for MNSFTDNFTINGVTLTAQPICRQSEVLTPDALAFVAKLHRATAERRQELLRSRQERRQQISKGQDPRFLPETESVRNDPQWRVAPPAPGLEDRRVEITGPVDKKMTINALNSGAKVWLADMEDSSTPSWRNVIQGQLNLTDALERRIDFTSPEGKEYKLRAAEDLPTIVVRPRGWHLPEKHMLIDGTPVAGGIVDFGLYFFHNARRLIAQGKGPYFYLPKIENHLEARLWNDIFVLAQDLLGIPQGTIRATVLIETITAAFEMEEILYELREHAAGLNAGRWDYIFSLIKNFRTRGPRFVLPDRGQVTMTQPFMRAYTEQLVRACHKRGAMAIGGMAAAVPNRKDEEANAVAFEKVRADKTREAGDGFDGSWVAHPDLVPVCREVFDGVLGDRPNQLDRLREDVTPDDRALIDIASTTGTITEQGVRNNIEVGIRYIESWLRGNGAVAIHNLMEDAATAEISRSQLWQWIFSRAITDAGDVITREWVEDMLDEEFAKLERFEGDRFADARDIFEEVTLSNEFPAFLTLPAYDRFLHEARDGNEVSGADLVCV
- a CDS encoding MFS transporter; the protein is MSTQLSEAAQTRRAVGNILKGSAGNLVEWYDLYVYTVFAAYFQSHFFNSKDDLQAGLEAMAVFSTSFLMRPIGAWFFGRYADRKGRKAALTLSVTMMSAGSFAIAVLPTQQQIGLWALILLVLIRVIQGFSVGGEYGTSATYMSEAATSKRRGFFSSFQYVTLIGGQMLALLVLVVLQNVMPKSDLGEWGWRIPFAIGGVAALVVLWLRRSMEETVSAEQIEAAKAPAVSGQAQPGTMKLLFTSYWKPLLICIGITLGGTVAFYTYTNFILKFMNDTSGIAKTDTSVINFWALFIFMLLQPVYGIISDKVGRKPLLLWFGITGVLFTWPLLSALAGTKDPFTAFLLMMGGLLIVGGYTSINALVKAELFPASIRALGVGLGYAIANSLFGGTVPLIGAALQKEGREDLFFTYVTVAIAISLVVYIFALKNKKSTHLDHEQGHAWHPVSAGAGAGVAAGEGGDGRGEDDGRDLVDATRR
- the aceA gene encoding isocitrate lyase, coding for MTAAFEPTQQTPAEQAAALELEWAASPRWEGVTRDYNASDVVRLRGRVSEEHTLARRGSEKLWKQLTEEHKEGKYTNALGALTGNQAVQQVKAGLRAIYLSGWQVAADANNSGHTYPDQSLYPANSVPTVVRRINNALLRADQIEFSEGIQTVEDWMVPIVADAEAGFGGPLNAYELMKSMIQAGAAGVHWEDQLASEKKCGHLGGKVLIPTQQHVRTLNAARLAADVAGTPSVIIARTDAEAATLITSDVDERDQEFITGERTAEGFYKVRNGIEPCIARAKAYAPYSDLIWMETGTPDLELARKFAEAVKAEFPDQMLSYNCSPSFNWRKHLDDATIAKFQRELGAMGFTFQFITLAGFHALNYSMFDLAHGYAREGMSAYVELQEKEFASEARGYTATKHQREVGTGYFDDIATALNPNASTLALVGSTEEGQFH
- a CDS encoding CynX/NimT family MFS transporter, producing MVAIGLIALNMRGPFVAVAPVVGSMRQDLGFSPVEIGFLTGIPVLCFALAAPLASLAGRKLGPEFAIMLTLLGVVVGVVVRSAGGGGLVMLGTVILGVAITIGNIVVPLIIRRDFSPAKQGAAMGTYTAALNVGSFLTSMITAPLAELLGWRPAIAASALFAVAAAAVWVLAVGSRSYRPEPIPGADPTRTAGAPASRWITVALTAGFAGQAFSYYGVTAWLPSLLADELGLAPSAAGAGSSLFQILAIAGSLGVPLVARFTSTTAVSFVLGALWLTVPLGLLLAPELWWLWSSFGGVAQGGGITLIFIAIIRLARDQTSAGRMSAVVQGAGYCFGAAAPTLLGFVHGVSDSWTGPLLMILGSVAMFILGCALSLRHVPKAAH